One genomic window of Sulfurovum lithotrophicum includes the following:
- the argC gene encoding N-acetyl-gamma-glutamyl-phosphate reductase, which produces MVKVGVVGASGYTGLELVKMLITHPGFEITYLATTQGDTTIEALHPSLEGVLILEVEKANADAVANACELVFLALPHKASMGFAKGLLEKGVKVVDLSADYRLELDTYESHYCEHEDKAHLDGSVYALIEYYREELKEAELAAGPGCYPTATLLGILPFIPYIDTEAPLFVDAKSGVSGAGKKLSETTHFVTVNDNIFAYNPLKHRHAPEIAEKIEKVHGAKMNVNFVPHLIPATRGELVSVYAMLKEDIDPLEVLKKHYANDRFIRIREKPVDIKSTAGTHFCDIYAAKNGNALFVSSAIDNLLRGASSQALVAANLMCGYDEGMGIPTIAYVP; this is translated from the coding sequence ATGGTAAAAGTAGGTGTAGTAGGAGCCAGCGGTTATACGGGGCTTGAACTGGTTAAGATGCTGATAACCCATCCGGGTTTCGAAATAACATACCTGGCGACAACACAGGGTGATACGACCATCGAAGCCCTGCATCCGTCACTTGAAGGTGTTCTGATACTGGAAGTAGAGAAAGCAAATGCAGATGCTGTAGCAAATGCCTGTGAACTTGTTTTCCTGGCGCTGCCACATAAAGCATCGATGGGTTTTGCCAAAGGGCTCCTTGAAAAAGGTGTCAAGGTTGTGGACCTTTCGGCCGACTATCGTCTGGAACTCGACACTTATGAATCGCATTACTGCGAACATGAGGACAAAGCACATCTTGATGGAAGTGTCTATGCGCTGATAGAATACTACCGAGAAGAGCTCAAAGAGGCAGAACTTGCGGCAGGTCCGGGGTGCTACCCTACTGCTACACTGCTTGGTATCCTCCCTTTCATTCCCTACATTGATACCGAAGCGCCGCTTTTTGTCGATGCAAAATCCGGTGTGAGCGGGGCAGGCAAGAAACTTTCGGAGACAACACATTTCGTGACGGTTAATGACAATATATTTGCTTACAATCCCCTCAAGCACCGTCATGCCCCAGAGATCGCGGAAAAGATCGAGAAAGTACACGGGGCAAAGATGAATGTCAATTTTGTACCGCATCTTATTCCGGCTACACGTGGAGAACTTGTATCGGTCTATGCAATGCTGAAGGAAGATATAGATCCCCTGGAAGTTTTAAAGAAGCATTATGCCAATGACAGATTCATCCGTATCAGAGAAAAACCGGTCGATATCAAGAGTACGGCAGGAACGCATTTCTGTGATATTTATGCGGCAAAGAACGGCAATGCGCTTTTTGTCAGCTCTGCCATAGACAACCTGCTGCGCGGTGCAAGTTCTCAGGCGCTGGTCGCAGCCAACCTGATGTGCGGATATGATGAGGGGATGGGAATTCCTACGATAGCTTACGTTCCGTAA
- the greA gene encoding transcription elongation factor GreA, protein MQKEPMLEETYRKLSEELEQLKSVERGVIAKVIDEARELGDLKENAEYHAAKDKQGLMEARIAELTDVVGRAQVVDPSTFSHDRVSFGSTVVLVDQDTDEEIRYTIVGGQESNPQRGLISIQSPMARVLIGKEEGDEVELTLPSGKKTYDIEEILYEEIELN, encoded by the coding sequence GTGCAAAAAGAGCCGATGCTGGAAGAGACATACAGAAAACTGTCCGAAGAGTTGGAGCAGTTGAAATCAGTGGAGAGAGGTGTGATAGCCAAAGTCATAGACGAGGCACGTGAACTCGGTGACCTCAAAGAGAACGCAGAGTACCATGCAGCAAAGGACAAACAGGGTCTTATGGAAGCGCGTATTGCTGAGTTGACCGATGTGGTAGGACGTGCACAGGTGGTAGACCCTTCCACCTTTTCGCATGACCGTGTTAGTTTTGGTTCGACCGTAGTACTGGTAGACCAGGATACGGATGAAGAGATACGCTATACCATTGTAGGCGGACAGGAGTCCAACCCGCAAAGAGGTCTTATCTCCATTCAATCGCCTATGGCAAGAGTCCTTATCGGTAAGGAAGAGGGGGATGAAGTGGAGCTTACCCTCCCCTCCGGTAAAAAAACATATGATATCGAAGAGATATTGTATGAAGAGATCGAATTAAATTAA
- a CDS encoding metallophosphoesterase family protein has translation MQKSLRILHFSDIHVNIQIRHMHWKKWFSKRAIGAINLLRGRASYFDDTEKKLAALVRFKEENDIDIVINTGDYTALGLRSELILARQLLDPFMTPPQNYITVPGNHDIYVHEGNSHYRFSEQFCSVLQNDLPEYCRGGHWPLIRLLGDNAAVIAIDSARPNPVPWKSSGEIPPEQLQALEEILKDERVKGRFLFVMTHYAPRLSNGEPDKKLHGLINADDFLETCKGIENGAILFGHIHKTYRLHVPGVKSELFCAGSATMQGHEGCWVYEMEGKKMQAKQIGWDGENYCFVE, from the coding sequence ATGCAAAAGTCTCTTCGTATCCTGCATTTCAGTGATATACATGTCAATATACAGATCCGTCACATGCACTGGAAAAAATGGTTCAGCAAACGTGCCATAGGTGCCATAAACCTGTTGCGGGGACGGGCGAGCTATTTTGATGATACAGAGAAGAAGCTTGCTGCACTGGTACGCTTCAAAGAAGAGAATGACATTGACATCGTCATCAATACCGGTGACTATACCGCTTTGGGGCTCAGGAGCGAACTGATCCTTGCAAGACAACTGCTTGACCCGTTTATGACCCCTCCTCAGAACTACATTACCGTGCCGGGCAACCATGATATCTATGTACATGAAGGAAACAGCCATTACCGTTTTAGCGAACAGTTCTGTTCTGTCCTGCAAAATGATCTGCCTGAATACTGCAGGGGAGGCCACTGGCCGCTGATACGCCTTTTGGGGGATAATGCAGCAGTGATCGCAATCGACAGTGCCCGCCCTAATCCCGTGCCCTGGAAATCCAGTGGTGAAATTCCTCCCGAGCAGTTGCAGGCACTCGAGGAGATACTGAAAGATGAAAGAGTGAAGGGGCGTTTTCTCTTTGTGATGACGCACTATGCACCTCGTCTCTCCAATGGAGAACCGGATAAAAAATTGCATGGGCTCATCAATGCGGATGATTTTCTGGAAACCTGCAAGGGGATAGAAAACGGTGCCATTCTTTTTGGACATATTCATAAAACCTACCGTCTGCATGTTCCGGGTGTGAAGAGTGAACTCTTCTGTGCCGGGAGTGCCACAATGCAGGGTCATGAGGGTTGCTGGGTTTATGAAATGGAAGGAAAAAAGATGCAGGCGAAACAGATTGGCTGGGATGGTGAAAATTACTGTTTTGTTGAGTAG
- a CDS encoding methylenetetrahydrofolate reductase encodes MFEKFCDILCGDKNFITVEVNPPHGASLDKILEDIKKYKLHEKVTGFSCTDNPLAKLKMSGVLSAIKLQQTFKKPVIATMSMRDKNKLSLQSTLLGANDFDLRCILALTGDPAKFSDQPEVKGVLERDSTLLLSIIYHLNNGVDYSNKPLNPAPKPIYPFAVSNSYARNMKSLQKRIVKKLDYGARAIITQPVYDLENATELLELFEEAKTMSVRETAKEAHLILGQFPIVRARTANFIDDKVPGISVPKEIIDEMNLAAMDGEAKEQEVGFALSKRIFDAMMKKHGKVHLMTHNRFDLCSELIGEV; translated from the coding sequence ATGTTTGAAAAATTCTGTGACATCCTCTGTGGGGACAAAAACTTCATTACCGTCGAAGTCAACCCTCCACACGGGGCTTCCTTGGATAAAATACTTGAAGATATTAAAAAATATAAACTTCATGAGAAAGTGACCGGTTTCTCCTGTACAGACAACCCTCTGGCAAAGCTCAAAATGTCAGGCGTTCTCTCCGCCATCAAGCTGCAGCAGACCTTCAAAAAACCCGTTATCGCTACGATGAGTATGAGAGACAAGAACAAACTCTCTCTGCAGTCCACCCTGCTCGGGGCCAACGATTTTGACCTGCGCTGTATTCTCGCACTGACGGGCGACCCGGCAAAGTTCTCTGACCAGCCGGAGGTCAAGGGGGTACTGGAGCGGGACTCCACCCTTCTTCTGAGCATCATCTACCATTTGAACAACGGTGTGGATTACAGCAACAAGCCGCTCAACCCGGCACCAAAGCCTATCTACCCTTTTGCCGTAAGCAACTCCTATGCACGCAACATGAAGAGCCTGCAGAAACGCATTGTCAAAAAGCTTGACTATGGCGCAAGAGCAATCATCACCCAGCCTGTGTACGATCTGGAAAATGCCACCGAACTGCTTGAGCTTTTCGAAGAAGCTAAAACAATGAGTGTCAGAGAAACAGCCAAAGAAGCACATCTGATACTCGGCCAGTTCCCGATCGTCAGAGCCAGAACTGCCAACTTCATTGATGATAAAGTACCGGGAATCTCCGTACCAAAAGAGATCATCGATGAAATGAATCTTGCCGCTATGGACGGAGAAGCCAAAGAGCAGGAAGTAGGTTTTGCTCTTTCAAAAAGAATTTTTGATGCAATGATGAAGAAGCATGGAAAAGTACATCTGATGACGCATAACCGTTTTGATCTGTGCAGCGAACTGATTGGAGAGGTTTAA
- a CDS encoding ABC transporter ATP-binding protein has protein sequence MQSRCSIKGIVKQLLSYRRELIFGNIIAILSALLVVTIPLFIPIIVDELLLKKDHGFITFISTHFFTSDTKGYVLFVLVVILVLRVLSTLLSILQTKIFVSISKNITYRLREAMLRHLKRVSLKEYEMMRVGAVTSKLVTDVETIDGFVSSTISKLIIAVLILIFSAVVLLWIHWQLALFILVTNPVVVLFTVKLSRNIGKLKKEENRAVELFQSALTETLELFHQIRAANKEEYFFEQSEAKARELKEHSVNYGYKSDAAVKFSYLVFLSGYEVFRGVSILAVAYSDLSVGLMLAIFSYLWVMVSPIQDIINFQYVLATAKVACKRINTVFDMEQEPVVVQKKNPFEGIETIGIEVKNLSFSYIQNKPILENINMHIEAGSKVAVVGASGSGKTTLSNILVGFYPLDEGEIFYGGVSNHELKLSTIRENIHLILQHPKLFNDTMLFNLTLGKTYSEEAVHKALQIAQLSEVIENLDSGLETLVGKDGIKLSGGQRQRVAIARMILSDPRVVIFDESTSALDVHTEARLFEALRDFLKKKTVMTIAHRLSTIKSAEYIYVLEDGHVVDCGTPQELLEKDESYFSQML, from the coding sequence ATGCAGTCCCGATGCAGTATCAAAGGTATTGTCAAACAGCTTCTGTCATACAGAAGAGAGTTAATATTCGGAAATATTATTGCAATACTTTCTGCACTTCTGGTTGTGACCATCCCTCTGTTCATCCCTATCATTGTCGATGAACTGCTTTTAAAGAAAGACCACGGATTCATCACCTTTATTTCGACACATTTCTTTACATCGGATACCAAGGGTTATGTTCTTTTTGTTTTGGTGGTGATACTTGTTCTTCGTGTGCTGAGTACCCTGTTGTCGATACTTCAGACCAAGATATTCGTTTCTATATCAAAAAATATTACTTATAGACTAAGAGAGGCAATGCTGCGTCATCTTAAGCGGGTTTCTCTTAAAGAATATGAGATGATGCGTGTAGGAGCAGTCACGTCAAAACTGGTCACGGATGTGGAAACGATAGACGGTTTTGTGAGCAGTACGATCTCAAAGCTTATCATAGCTGTGCTGATACTCATCTTTTCAGCAGTAGTACTGCTCTGGATCCATTGGCAGCTTGCACTTTTCATTCTGGTGACCAATCCCGTGGTGGTACTCTTTACCGTCAAACTCTCACGGAATATTGGAAAATTGAAAAAAGAGGAGAATAGAGCAGTCGAACTCTTTCAGTCTGCATTGACCGAAACACTGGAACTCTTTCATCAGATACGTGCGGCCAACAAAGAGGAATATTTCTTTGAACAAAGTGAAGCCAAAGCCAGGGAACTTAAAGAACATTCGGTCAACTACGGTTACAAAAGCGATGCGGCAGTAAAGTTCTCCTACCTGGTCTTTCTTTCAGGATATGAGGTTTTCAGGGGAGTGAGTATCCTGGCAGTAGCCTACAGCGACCTGAGCGTGGGCCTGATGCTGGCGATCTTCTCCTACCTCTGGGTCATGGTCTCGCCCATACAGGATATCATCAATTTCCAGTATGTTCTGGCAACGGCGAAGGTAGCCTGCAAGCGTATCAATACCGTATTTGACATGGAGCAGGAACCTGTCGTAGTTCAGAAGAAAAACCCCTTTGAAGGGATTGAAACCATTGGTATAGAGGTGAAGAACCTGTCCTTTTCCTACATACAGAATAAACCAATATTAGAAAATATTAATATGCATATTGAAGCGGGCTCAAAAGTCGCCGTTGTCGGCGCCAGTGGGAGTGGGAAGACGACACTTTCCAATATACTTGTCGGATTCTACCCTTTGGATGAGGGAGAGATCTTTTACGGTGGTGTTTCCAACCATGAGCTGAAACTTTCCACAATCCGTGAAAATATTCATCTTATATTGCAACATCCTAAACTCTTTAATGATACAATGTTGTTTAATCTGACTCTGGGCAAAACCTACAGTGAAGAAGCGGTACACAAAGCATTGCAGATAGCACAGTTGAGTGAGGTCATAGAGAATTTGGATTCAGGACTTGAGACACTGGTCGGCAAGGACGGCATCAAGCTGAGCGGCGGACAGCGCCAGCGGGTAGCCATTGCGAGGATGATCCTGAGTGACCCGCGTGTGGTCATTTTCGATGAGTCTACGTCGGCACTTGATGTACACACGGAAGCGAGACTTTTTGAAGCCCTGAGGGACTTTTTGAAAAAGAAAACAGTGATGACGATAGCACACAGACTCAGTACGATCAAAAGTGCAGAATATATCTATGTACTTGAAGACGGACATGTTGTAGACTGCGGTACACCGCAAGAACTGCTGGAAAAAGATGAGAGCTATTTTTCACAAATGCTGTAG
- a CDS encoding undecaprenyl-diphosphate phosphatase produces the protein MDIFQAIIIGIIEGFTEFLPISSTGHMIVASKFLGVAETDLTKAYEVIIQFAAILAVMLIYREKITFKKIDLWMKLLFAFLPLAIVGFIFKDQIKTLFNVQTVAWMFIIGGIVFLIVEYFYTEQEYHVKDVEKVSWIQAWWVGFAQIFSLVPGTSRAGATIIGGLLSGMDRKTSAEFSFLLAIPVMAAVSGYDLLKHYQDFANANWGAFMIGFIVAFAVAYATIKLFLAFLQRFTFVAFGIYRIIFGIILLMIL, from the coding sequence ATGGATATATTCCAGGCGATAATCATTGGGATTATCGAGGGATTTACGGAGTTTCTGCCCATCTCCTCAACAGGACATATGATCGTAGCATCGAAATTTCTCGGTGTTGCGGAGACAGATCTTACCAAAGCGTATGAAGTCATCATCCAGTTCGCGGCTATTTTGGCCGTGATGCTGATCTACAGAGAGAAGATCACTTTCAAAAAGATCGATTTGTGGATGAAGCTGCTTTTCGCCTTTCTTCCCCTTGCCATTGTAGGCTTTATCTTCAAAGACCAGATCAAAACACTTTTCAATGTACAGACTGTGGCCTGGATGTTCATCATCGGCGGTATTGTATTTCTAATCGTAGAGTATTTCTACACGGAGCAGGAATACCATGTCAAGGATGTAGAGAAAGTAAGCTGGATACAGGCCTGGTGGGTCGGTTTTGCACAGATATTCTCTCTCGTCCCCGGTACGAGTCGTGCAGGTGCGACGATCATTGGAGGATTACTCTCAGGTATGGATAGAAAGACCTCTGCGGAATTCTCCTTTCTTCTGGCCATCCCCGTTATGGCGGCGGTCAGCGGATATGACCTGCTCAAGCATTATCAGGATTTTGCCAATGCCAACTGGGGCGCTTTTATGATAGGCTTTATTGTCGCCTTTGCAGTGGCCTATGCGACGATCAAACTCTTTCTGGCTTTTCTTCAGCGTTTCACCTTTGTGGCATTCGGTATCTACCGGATTATTTTTGGGATTATTTTGCTGATGATATTGTAG
- the trxA gene encoding thioredoxin, translating into MALETLTAQNFNEKVTSNDIVIIDFWAPWCGPCKQFAPIFEKVAGEYPDILFGKVNTEEEQELAGHFQIKSIPTTIILRDNIAIFQQPGLMPEEGLKDIIRQVQELDMDMVRREIEQQQSAQGTE; encoded by the coding sequence ATGGCATTAGAAACGTTGACCGCACAGAACTTTAACGAAAAAGTGACCTCCAATGATATCGTGATTATCGACTTTTGGGCTCCGTGGTGCGGACCGTGTAAGCAGTTTGCTCCGATCTTTGAAAAAGTAGCAGGAGAGTATCCCGACATTCTTTTTGGAAAGGTCAATACGGAAGAGGAACAGGAACTGGCCGGACACTTTCAGATAAAGTCTATCCCGACGACAATCATTTTACGGGACAACATCGCTATCTTCCAGCAGCCGGGTCTTATGCCCGAAGAGGGTCTCAAAGACATCATCAGACAGGTACAGGAACTTGACATGGATATGGTACGCAGAGAGATAGAACAGCAGCAGTCAGCTCAGGGTACAGAGTAA
- a CDS encoding UDP-2,3-diacylglucosamine diphosphatase, whose amino-acid sequence MLEIKEHALLIADSHYPHHGDAFLTILKKLHTGEIKVSQLFLMGDNFDLLFGYNDYIQTFSSEAISLLQTLSQKMEIHYFEGNHDFCLKELFPDIHVYDRNEQPVIFTLGEKKVGLSHGDRFATEVGYDLYCKIIRSRTILTLLRPFEKIIIDDRIQKLSKKNICHTFTGFDTKVKEIMKHYESCDLVIEGHYHQAKVLGKYISLPSLACQGAVAMVKKGKVEFVPLKQIEIPL is encoded by the coding sequence ATGCTTGAAATTAAAGAACACGCTTTATTGATTGCAGACTCCCACTATCCCCACCATGGCGATGCTTTCCTGACGATCCTGAAAAAACTGCATACCGGTGAGATAAAAGTATCACAGCTTTTCCTGATGGGTGACAACTTCGATCTTCTTTTTGGATACAACGATTATATTCAAACTTTTTCTTCCGAGGCTATCAGTCTGCTGCAAACGCTTTCCCAAAAGATGGAGATACACTATTTTGAAGGAAACCATGACTTCTGCCTGAAAGAATTGTTCCCCGATATCCATGTCTACGACCGAAATGAACAGCCTGTGATCTTTACACTGGGTGAAAAGAAGGTGGGACTTTCGCATGGAGACAGGTTTGCCACAGAGGTTGGGTACGACCTTTATTGCAAAATAATACGCAGCAGGACAATATTGACACTGCTGAGACCATTTGAAAAAATCATCATTGATGACAGAATACAAAAACTTTCAAAAAAGAATATCTGTCATACTTTTACCGGCTTTGATACAAAGGTGAAAGAGATAATGAAGCATTATGAATCATGCGACTTGGTGATCGAAGGACACTACCATCAGGCAAAGGTACTTGGAAAGTATATTTCTCTGCCTTCACTTGCCTGTCAGGGAGCAGTTGCTATGGTTAAGAAAGGTAAAGTGGAATTTGTTCCACTAAAACAGATTGAAATTCCTTTATAG
- the serB gene encoding phosphoserine phosphatase SerB — protein MSKLAVFDFDSTLMDGETIDFLAAPLGIEEQVAAITERAMAGELDFFKSLVARVALLEGLEKSRVDEICNDLPMMPGAAEVVRGLKEKGYTVVCFSGGFRNATKPACERLGIDADFSNFLHDENGILTGRVGGEMMYSEAKGDMIVRMQKLLGAGRADTLVVGDGANDLSMFAHADTRVAFCAKPVLKEAATHCVDAKDLKEILKIIG, from the coding sequence ATGTCCAAACTGGCTGTATTTGACTTTGATTCGACGCTGATGGATGGTGAGACCATCGATTTCCTGGCTGCACCCCTCGGGATTGAGGAGCAGGTGGCTGCCATTACGGAACGTGCGATGGCAGGAGAGCTGGATTTTTTTAAATCACTGGTCGCCAGGGTGGCCCTTCTGGAAGGGCTGGAAAAGTCAAGGGTCGATGAGATCTGTAACGACCTTCCCATGATGCCTGGTGCGGCAGAAGTGGTTAGGGGGCTCAAAGAAAAAGGCTATACCGTGGTCTGCTTCTCCGGAGGGTTCAGAAATGCGACCAAACCTGCCTGTGAAAGACTCGGTATCGATGCGGACTTCTCCAACTTCCTGCATGACGAGAACGGCATACTCACAGGACGTGTAGGCGGAGAGATGATGTACTCTGAAGCCAAAGGCGATATGATCGTCCGCATGCAGAAACTTCTCGGGGCAGGACGAGCAGATACACTGGTGGTCGGTGACGGCGCCAATGACCTCAGTATGTTCGCCCATGCCGACACACGTGTGGCATTCTGTGCAAAGCCTGTCCTCAAAGAGGCTGCGACTCACTGTGTGGATGCGAAGGACCTCAAAGAGATCCTGAAAATTATCGGGTAA
- the surE gene encoding 5'/3'-nucleotidase SurE — translation MSKRKQILVTNDDGYESEGLLALVEALKPLGDVIVVAPTTEKSACGHSLTLTRPLHFVQVAEHFYKLDDGTPTDCIFLSLTKLFTNEKKPDIVISGINVGANMGEDITYSGTASAAMEAVLQGIPGIAVSQVYMNSGASIREFGYELAQQSIIKLVQKIFEGSYPLPDRKFLNVNIPPIPAAECKGFKSTRLGNKHYGFHAEVHYNPRGLEYYWIGLPRLEWVETAGHTTDFEAVKEGYISITPVQLDMTSHSDIHNLEEWLNK, via the coding sequence ATGTCAAAGCGTAAACAGATACTGGTCACCAATGACGATGGATACGAATCGGAAGGCCTTTTGGCGCTTGTCGAAGCACTTAAACCACTTGGCGATGTGATCGTCGTTGCACCTACCACGGAGAAATCTGCCTGTGGGCATTCACTGACCCTCACCAGGCCACTGCACTTTGTTCAAGTAGCTGAGCATTTTTATAAACTCGATGACGGAACACCTACTGACTGCATTTTCCTCTCCCTGACCAAACTTTTTACGAACGAGAAAAAACCTGACATTGTTATTTCCGGTATCAACGTCGGAGCGAATATGGGTGAGGATATCACCTATTCCGGTACAGCATCCGCTGCTATGGAAGCGGTACTTCAGGGCATTCCCGGCATTGCCGTCTCACAGGTCTACATGAACAGTGGAGCGAGTATCAGGGAGTTCGGCTATGAACTGGCACAGCAGAGCATCATCAAACTGGTACAGAAGATCTTTGAAGGCTCATACCCTCTGCCGGACCGTAAATTCCTCAATGTGAACATCCCCCCTATTCCTGCTGCCGAATGCAAAGGTTTCAAGAGTACCCGGCTGGGGAACAAGCATTACGGTTTTCATGCGGAAGTCCACTACAATCCCCGGGGACTGGAATATTACTGGATAGGTCTTCCGCGGCTGGAATGGGTGGAAACCGCAGGACATACCACCGATTTCGAAGCCGTAAAAGAGGGTTATATTTCCATAACTCCCGTTCAGCTTGACATGACCTCGCACAGCGATATCCACAATCTGGAGGAGTGGCTCAACAAATGA
- a CDS encoding tRNA threonylcarbamoyladenosine dehydratase, whose protein sequence is MRYERCRMLFGDEDFEKLQKTKILILGVGGVGSYALDCLYRSGVQDITILDYDVFDETNQNRQIGSEAVGEVKVEALEKLYPGVKIINHKMDIAWVASFDFDPYDIIIDAADTTKVKIEVAKKCYKKLIMALGSAKRYDTNKIEVSSIWKTHGDALARKIRNELKKAKFDRNFTVVFSPEEDRCKEKGSCVAVTGAVGLTVCSEAIKRILG, encoded by the coding sequence ATGAGATATGAACGCTGCCGTATGCTCTTTGGAGATGAAGACTTTGAAAAACTTCAAAAAACCAAGATACTGATACTCGGTGTGGGTGGTGTCGGCTCCTATGCGCTTGACTGTCTCTACCGTTCAGGTGTTCAGGACATCACCATACTCGACTATGATGTCTTTGACGAGACCAACCAAAACAGGCAGATCGGTTCTGAGGCTGTAGGAGAAGTCAAGGTCGAAGCTTTGGAAAAGCTCTACCCGGGTGTCAAGATCATAAACCATAAAATGGATATAGCCTGGGTGGCATCATTTGATTTTGACCCCTATGATATCATCATCGATGCAGCCGATACCACCAAAGTCAAGATAGAAGTGGCTAAAAAGTGTTACAAAAAGCTCATCATGGCACTGGGTTCCGCCAAACGCTACGATACGAACAAGATAGAGGTCTCCTCCATCTGGAAAACGCATGGAGATGCACTGGCACGAAAGATACGCAATGAGCTCAAAAAAGCGAAGTTCGACAGGAATTTCACTGTGGTATTTTCCCCAGAAGAGGACAGGTGTAAAGAAAAAGGCTCATGCGTGGCTGTGACTGGTGCAGTAGGCCTTACCGTCTGTTCGGAAGCGATCAAGCGTATACTTGGATAG